A genomic region of Oscillatoria sp. FACHB-1407 contains the following coding sequences:
- a CDS encoding 5'-nucleotidase C-terminal domain-containing protein: MPFTLQLLHASDFEAGIPAIDDAVRFSAILNYFQDSSTGQFAASPTVRANTLTLSSGDNYLPGPFFNASSDTSLNGVGGLGTSTAPVLGRADIAILNAFGIQASALGNHEFDLGIRQVRDILRPGSGNPGTAFPYLSANLDFAPEINSGRGDLAQSDLATNQNTAEANTIRGKIAKSTIITLPGNDGLPGTGDEERIGIVGATTPTLRQISSPGSVGVLPANPVDYDALAAEIQRSVDALTAAGINKIILLSHMQQLFIERDELARRLRNVDIIIAGGSHTPLLDSNDVLRPGTTDEGDYPILRTSASNEPVLVLNTDANYRYVGRLVATFTDAGLIDTNSLNNTLNGAFATDEAGVDRVYGADVNPRTVADANVVAITDALRNAISAKDSNITGRAPVFLNGTRSDVRTQETNLGNLTADANLFYVRQVDPTTVISLKNGGGIRDNIGTVAAAPGATDPNDVDRLPTQPNPLAPNKREGDVSQLDIENSLRFNNGLSLITLTATQLKEVLEHGVSGVRPGATPGAFPQISGISFSFDPNGTAQVLATDGTVTTPGTRVRSIAVTDANGNFVDVVAQNGQIVGNPNRTFRVVALDFLLGTGAGGLTASGDGYPFFRYIRENPTLANRVDLRGETTVDLNRNGRIDPAVFTSTGQVNFSAPGTEQDALAEFLRQQTTPFSGLDVAPNRDRRIQNLSAREDNVFGLVLQGNNRPNRFRGRGADDTISGLGGNDRMVGLAGDDVLLGGAGNDVLDGGTGNDVVNGGIGNNTARGAAGNDIFVLERGVGRTLVVDFRNTIDRLGLGEGVTLRGIRIREVGNNTVISFGRDELAVLRGVDRSAINRRDFTSVIPEGEVIV; this comes from the coding sequence ATGCCATTTACCCTGCAACTTTTACACGCATCTGACTTTGAAGCGGGAATTCCTGCCATTGATGATGCGGTCCGCTTCTCAGCCATCCTCAACTATTTCCAGGATTCCTCCACAGGGCAGTTTGCCGCTTCGCCCACTGTGCGTGCCAACACCCTCACCCTTTCTTCGGGTGACAACTACCTGCCCGGTCCCTTCTTCAACGCCTCTAGTGACACTAGCCTCAATGGTGTAGGAGGTTTGGGAACTTCAACCGCGCCCGTATTAGGACGGGCAGACATCGCCATTCTCAACGCCTTTGGCATCCAAGCGTCTGCCTTAGGAAACCATGAATTTGACTTAGGGATTCGTCAGGTTCGTGACATTCTCAGACCCGGTAGCGGCAACCCTGGTACAGCTTTCCCTTACCTGAGTGCAAACCTCGACTTTGCTCCTGAAATTAACAGTGGTCGGGGTGACCTGGCGCAAAGTGACCTGGCAACGAACCAGAACACGGCAGAAGCCAACACTATTCGCGGCAAGATTGCCAAGAGCACTATCATTACACTGCCGGGTAATGACGGCTTGCCGGGTACAGGCGACGAAGAGCGGATCGGCATTGTCGGCGCGACGACTCCTACCCTGCGCCAAATTTCATCCCCTGGATCCGTCGGTGTGTTGCCCGCTAACCCCGTAGACTACGACGCTCTCGCCGCAGAGATTCAGCGATCGGTTGATGCCTTAACCGCTGCTGGCATCAACAAGATCATCCTGTTGTCTCACATGCAGCAGTTGTTCATCGAACGGGATGAGTTAGCACGTCGTCTTCGTAACGTTGACATTATCATCGCTGGTGGTTCTCACACTCCCCTGCTCGACAGCAACGACGTGTTGCGCCCTGGCACCACCGACGAAGGAGATTACCCCATTCTCAGAACGTCGGCATCCAACGAGCCTGTGTTAGTGCTCAACACCGATGCTAACTATCGCTATGTCGGGCGTTTGGTGGCAACCTTTACCGATGCAGGTTTGATTGACACAAATAGCCTCAACAACACACTCAATGGGGCATTTGCAACCGATGAAGCAGGGGTCGATCGCGTCTATGGAGCGGATGTCAACCCCAGAACCGTTGCTGATGCTAACGTAGTTGCCATCACTGATGCACTCCGCAATGCTATCTCTGCCAAAGATAGCAACATCACAGGTCGGGCACCCGTGTTTCTCAACGGCACTCGTAGCGATGTGCGGACGCAGGAAACCAACCTGGGCAACTTAACGGCGGATGCCAACCTGTTCTATGTCCGTCAGGTTGACCCCACCACAGTTATCTCACTGAAGAATGGCGGTGGCATTCGAGACAACATTGGAACTGTTGCAGCGGCTCCTGGTGCAACGGACCCCAATGATGTCGATCGCCTGCCAACTCAGCCTAATCCCCTGGCACCGAACAAACGCGAAGGAGACGTGTCTCAACTCGACATTGAAAACTCCCTACGCTTTAACAACGGCTTATCGTTGATCACGCTGACGGCTACCCAACTCAAGGAAGTGCTGGAGCATGGGGTTTCTGGCGTTCGTCCCGGCGCAACACCGGGAGCTTTTCCACAGATTAGCGGCATTTCCTTTAGTTTTGACCCCAATGGCACAGCCCAGGTCTTAGCCACCGATGGCACCGTCACTACCCCTGGAACACGGGTGCGATCGATCGCTGTCACCGATGCCAATGGCAACTTTGTTGATGTCGTAGCTCAGAACGGGCAGATCGTCGGCAATCCGAATCGCACCTTCCGTGTTGTCGCACTGGACTTCCTGTTAGGAACCGGAGCGGGTGGATTGACGGCTAGCGGAGATGGCTATCCCTTCTTCCGCTATATTCGCGAAAACCCAACGCTGGCAAACCGGGTAGATCTGCGTGGTGAAACCACCGTGGATTTGAACCGCAACGGCAGAATTGATCCAGCTGTTTTTACCAGCACTGGGCAGGTCAACTTCTCGGCACCGGGAACGGAGCAAGACGCTCTGGCAGAGTTCTTGCGCCAGCAAACAACCCCATTTTCAGGGCTGGATGTGGCTCCTAATCGCGATCGCCGCATTCAAAACCTATCCGCTCGTGAAGACAACGTGTTTGGCTTGGTGCTCCAGGGCAACAACCGACCCAACCGCTTTAGAGGTCGGGGTGCCGATGACACGATCAGCGGCTTAGGCGGCAACGATCGCATGGTGGGTCTAGCAGGAGATGACGTGTTGTTAGGTGGTGCTGGCAACGACGTTCTCGATGGCGGAACTGGCAACGACGTCGTCAATGGCGGTATTGGCAACAACACAGCTCGTGGTGCGGCTGGCAACGACATCTTTGTGCTGGAACGGGGCGTGGGCAGAACGTTAGTTGTTGATTTCCGCAATACGATCGATCGCCTCGGTCTGGGTGAAGGTGTCACTCTGCGCGGCATCCGCATTCGCGAAGTTGGCAACAATACTGTCATCAGCTTTGGACGCGATGAATTGGCAGTTCTACGGGGAGTCGATCGCTCTGCGATCAACCGTCGCGACTTCACCAGTGTCATCCCCGAAGGCGAAGTGATCGTCTAA
- a CDS encoding formylglycine-generating enzyme family protein — MSMLSQLRSLPTKRKRIQFFGTILATALLIISCGTNVSTVVPSPAADPGEMQSSPSGAVAVSPSASPSSMVRIPAGTYTIGSDAAEDTQPVHQVAIAAFQIDRYEVTNAQYAEFLNSLEIQPLQNAAAGEIRSSDLPESVAPLFIEGAEGNQQNPLIALDDEHTRIAIQNGQFVAESGYADHPIAETTWRGAKEFCQWRGSRLPTEVEWEAAARGLQGRTYPWGDEPPTRDRAVYGRNSGATEAIGTHTAGATPEGVHDLAGNLAEWTSTLYRPYPYNPDDGREQPDAVGERVTRGGDHVFDSSPNELTTYFRTGFSREPDRGHRHIGFRCAQSLT; from the coding sequence ATGAGTATGCTCTCTCAATTGCGATCGCTTCCCACAAAGCGCAAGCGAATTCAATTCTTTGGAACAATACTGGCGACAGCACTCCTCATCATCAGTTGTGGAACGAACGTTTCAACGGTTGTTCCTTCCCCCGCAGCAGATCCAGGGGAGATGCAAAGCTCTCCCAGTGGGGCAGTTGCCGTCAGTCCCTCTGCATCTCCATCCTCGATGGTTCGCATCCCTGCTGGAACCTACACAATCGGGTCAGATGCAGCCGAAGATACTCAACCCGTTCATCAAGTGGCGATCGCCGCATTTCAAATCGATCGCTATGAGGTGACGAATGCTCAATATGCAGAGTTTCTCAATTCGTTGGAGATTCAACCCCTCCAGAATGCTGCTGCTGGAGAAATCCGCTCCAGTGATTTGCCAGAATCAGTAGCTCCTCTTTTTATCGAAGGGGCAGAGGGCAACCAGCAAAATCCGCTCATCGCTCTGGATGATGAACATACACGGATTGCCATTCAAAATGGGCAGTTTGTCGCTGAATCTGGTTACGCAGACCACCCCATTGCTGAAACGACCTGGCGTGGTGCAAAAGAGTTTTGTCAGTGGCGTGGGTCGAGGTTACCAACCGAGGTTGAGTGGGAAGCTGCCGCACGAGGGTTGCAGGGACGCACCTACCCCTGGGGCGATGAACCTCCAACTCGCGATCGTGCTGTGTATGGGCGCAATTCTGGAGCAACGGAGGCGATCGGGACTCACACCGCAGGCGCAACCCCGGAGGGCGTGCATGACCTGGCAGGCAATTTAGCCGAGTGGACGAGCACGTTGTATCGTCCCTATCCTTACAATCCTGATGATGGACGGGAACAACCCGATGCCGTTGGGGAACGGGTGACTCGTGGTGGTGATCATGTCTTTGATTCCTCCCCCAATGAGCTAACAACCTACTTTCGCACCGGATTTTCTCGTGAACCCGATCGCGGTCATCGGCACATTGGTTTTCGTTGTGCCCAGAGCTTAACCTAA
- a CDS encoding response regulator transcription factor: protein MNRILIIEDNPRIIDFLESGLQAHGFTTIAVNTGREALQVSYGGEFDLIVLDLGLPDQDGLDVLKALRGQGHTIPIVVLTARDGVQNTVAGLEGGADDYITKPFSFEELLARIRVQLRNRVPRTQPDTALQVGNITLDLLTRQAWVDDRSIELSAREFLLLEFFLRHPMQVLTREQILDRIWGYDYDPGTNIVNVYVGHLRKKLGDDRIETVRGMGYRLRV, encoded by the coding sequence ATGAATCGGATTCTGATCATCGAAGACAATCCCCGCATCATCGACTTTTTGGAGTCCGGTCTACAGGCGCACGGCTTCACGACCATCGCCGTTAACACCGGACGTGAGGCACTGCAAGTCAGCTATGGTGGTGAGTTTGATCTGATAGTTCTTGATCTCGGCTTGCCTGATCAAGATGGCTTAGATGTGCTCAAAGCCCTGCGCGGGCAGGGACACACCATTCCGATCGTCGTTCTCACTGCACGAGATGGTGTCCAAAATACGGTTGCTGGACTGGAAGGCGGGGCAGATGATTACATCACCAAACCCTTTAGCTTTGAAGAACTGCTCGCCCGAATTCGAGTGCAACTCCGCAACCGTGTACCTCGCACGCAACCGGATACCGCCCTGCAAGTCGGCAACATTACGCTCGATTTGTTGACCCGTCAAGCGTGGGTAGACGATCGCTCCATCGAGTTGTCAGCACGAGAGTTCCTACTTTTAGAGTTTTTTCTGCGGCATCCAATGCAGGTGCTGACACGAGAACAAATCCTCGATCGCATTTGGGGATATGACTATGACCCCGGCACCAACATTGTCAATGTCTATGTCGGGCATTTGCGGAAAAAGTTAGGGGACGATCGCATCGAAACTGTGCGAGGGATGGGATATCGGTTACGAGTGTAG
- a CDS encoding sensor histidine kinase, translating into MRVVTTVKHWRQWFNSTRPRIFVWYFLLTAFSSVTSILVTHHILYERIRDQSREYVSRQIREFQQIARQQRIDTTVAPEQQATIVLDAFLAQYEPVDADDYAIALLNGQVYRYSNQVPAKLLVEEADLLQEWGQLTTPNHDIVNTAAGELFYFAEPVVVNGQTQGVLVIVHCADSEYQVVNGAVLLIIPATLGVMAVAAAIAWATAGRVLAPLRVLTQTAQSITESDMTQRIAVEGTDEIAHLTTTFNEMLDRLQIAFESQQEFLKDAGHELRTPITVIRGYLETLKYRPERQAETIALAIDELDRMNRLVNDLLLLAKAERPDFLALRLEELDWLTEELYLKVRSMADRQWKLESKGLSPIRVDRQRITQAVMNLVQNAIRHTQEGDAIALGSSVRDDHAYIWVRDTGEGIALEDQARIFERFARATTRQIQGDVDEALGENHGLGLAIVEAIAQAHGGWVELLSRPGQGSTFTIVIPLEASTDRATHESDSDHRRQSPHHRLFGVRSTGARLHDHRR; encoded by the coding sequence ATGAGAGTAGTGACGACGGTTAAGCATTGGCGGCAATGGTTTAACAGCACCCGCCCCCGAATTTTTGTCTGGTATTTCTTGCTCACGGCTTTCTCAAGCGTGACATCGATCTTAGTGACCCATCACATTCTGTATGAGCGCATTCGAGATCAATCACGGGAGTATGTGTCTCGCCAGATTCGGGAGTTTCAGCAGATTGCCCGACAACAACGCATCGACACAACCGTTGCTCCAGAACAACAGGCGACTATTGTTTTGGATGCGTTTTTAGCTCAATATGAGCCTGTCGATGCAGATGACTATGCGATCGCCCTGTTAAATGGTCAAGTTTATCGTTACTCTAATCAGGTTCCAGCCAAGTTATTGGTAGAAGAGGCGGATTTGTTGCAAGAGTGGGGGCAACTGACAACTCCAAACCATGACATTGTGAATACCGCAGCAGGGGAATTGTTTTACTTTGCAGAACCTGTTGTGGTGAATGGGCAGACGCAAGGTGTGCTGGTCATTGTTCACTGTGCGGATAGTGAATATCAGGTGGTGAATGGAGCGGTGTTGCTGATTATCCCGGCTACGCTGGGGGTGATGGCAGTGGCGGCGGCGATCGCCTGGGCAACGGCAGGACGGGTGCTGGCTCCCCTCCGAGTATTGACCCAAACGGCTCAATCCATCACAGAGTCAGACATGACGCAGCGCATTGCGGTTGAGGGAACGGATGAAATTGCTCATCTAACGACGACTTTCAATGAAATGTTGGATCGGTTGCAGATCGCCTTTGAAAGTCAGCAAGAATTTCTCAAGGATGCGGGTCACGAGTTGCGAACACCCATCACCGTGATTCGCGGCTATTTGGAAACGCTGAAATACCGTCCAGAACGACAGGCAGAGACGATCGCGCTAGCCATCGACGAACTTGACCGCATGAATCGGTTGGTAAACGATTTGCTGTTACTGGCAAAAGCAGAACGTCCTGATTTTCTCGCCTTGCGGCTAGAAGAATTGGACTGGCTCACCGAAGAACTGTATTTGAAGGTTCGCTCGATGGCAGATCGCCAGTGGAAACTGGAATCGAAGGGCTTGAGTCCTATTCGGGTCGATCGCCAGCGCATCACTCAAGCTGTGATGAATCTGGTGCAGAATGCCATTCGCCATACCCAGGAAGGGGATGCGATCGCCCTGGGTTCCTCGGTGCGGGATGATCATGCCTACATCTGGGTGAGAGATACGGGCGAGGGCATTGCACTAGAGGATCAGGCAAGGATTTTTGAGCGGTTTGCCCGTGCCACGACCCGCCAGATCCAGGGAGATGTGGATGAAGCGTTGGGTGAGAATCATGGTCTGGGGCTTGCCATTGTAGAGGCGATCGCTCAGGCACATGGCGGATGGGTGGAACTTCTCAGTCGCCCCGGTCAGGGGTCTACCTTTACCATTGTGATACCGCTTGAGGCGAGTACAGACAGAGCAACCCATGAATCGGATTCTGATCATCGAAGACAATCCCCGCATCATCGACTTTTTGGAGTCCGGTCTACAGGCGCACGGCTTCACGACCATCGCCGTTAA
- a CDS encoding cytochrome b translates to MSSQLIPPKPTVQTPKQATKPQARLNSAFKQLWSVHWWMAAFYLVLFVGGFAMEQMSEEIALREHAYTLHKSIGALTMALLTLRIFILQRVWWRKYTRRLPKINGEWIRAFLLHTAIYVFMLAVPLSGFFLSNSYQSGNVPFFWLTLPDIFPQNSAVVGLARNLHFWLAYTFLAFIVMHMIDQQKYVRSLWRRANQALKKMSVKQS, encoded by the coding sequence ATGAGTTCTCAATTAATTCCACCCAAACCGACGGTTCAGACCCCAAAGCAAGCAACAAAACCTCAAGCTCGTCTCAATTCAGCTTTTAAGCAATTGTGGTCGGTGCACTGGTGGATGGCAGCGTTTTATCTCGTGTTGTTTGTGGGTGGCTTTGCTATGGAGCAAATGTCAGAAGAAATCGCATTGCGGGAACACGCCTACACGCTGCACAAATCGATTGGGGCGTTAACGATGGCGTTGTTGACGTTGCGGATTTTTATTTTGCAGCGTGTCTGGTGGCGGAAGTATACTCGTCGTTTGCCCAAAATCAATGGGGAATGGATTCGCGCCTTTTTACTGCATACGGCAATTTATGTGTTTATGCTAGCCGTTCCATTGAGCGGATTCTTTTTATCGAATTCCTACCAAAGTGGAAACGTGCCGTTCTTTTGGCTGACATTGCCAGATATTTTTCCGCAAAATTCAGCCGTAGTCGGCTTAGCCCGCAATCTACATTTTTGGCTTGCGTATACGTTTTTAGCGTTTATCGTCATGCACATGATCGACCAACAAAAATATGTGCGATCGCTCTGGCGACGAGCAAACCAGGCTCTCAAAAAAATGTCTGTCAAGCAGTCGTAA
- a CDS encoding cysteine hydrolase family protein, giving the protein MPKFVNADPYPYPYNGDLRPENTAILVIDMQVDFCGLGGYLDKKGYDVSLTRAAIAPIKSLLTVVREKGFHIFFTREGHRPDLYDLPTTKHWRSKRAGAEIGSEGPLGRVLVRGEEGWDIIPELKPLPQEPVIDKPGNGAFYATDLDHMLRQRGVANVVVCGVTTAVCVHSTLREASDRGYDTLLLEDCCGESDYQLHLAAIEMVKMEGGIFGAVATSEQFLEALI; this is encoded by the coding sequence ATGCCTAAGTTTGTCAACGCTGATCCCTATCCCTATCCCTACAATGGCGACCTGCGCCCTGAGAATACCGCCATTTTGGTGATCGATATGCAGGTCGATTTCTGTGGATTGGGTGGCTATTTAGACAAAAAAGGTTATGATGTCTCCCTGACTCGTGCCGCGATCGCCCCCATCAAATCTCTGTTAACCGTGGTACGCGAAAAGGGCTTTCACATCTTTTTTACCCGTGAGGGACACCGTCCTGACTTGTACGACCTGCCTACAACAAAACACTGGCGCAGCAAACGAGCCGGAGCCGAGATCGGCAGTGAGGGTCCGTTAGGACGGGTGTTAGTCCGAGGAGAAGAGGGATGGGACATCATCCCAGAATTGAAACCACTACCCCAAGAACCTGTAATTGACAAACCGGGGAATGGCGCATTTTATGCCACCGATCTCGATCACATGCTGCGACAACGAGGAGTTGCCAATGTGGTTGTTTGTGGGGTCACCACTGCTGTCTGTGTTCACTCAACCCTGAGAGAGGCAAGCGATCGCGGTTATGATACGCTGTTGCTCGAAGACTGCTGTGGCGAAAGCGATTATCAACTACACCTGGCCGCGATCGAGATGGTGAAGATGGAAGGCGGGATTTTTGGAGCGGTGGCAACTTCTGAGCAATTTCTTGAAGCGTTGATTTGA